One stretch of Qipengyuania gelatinilytica DNA includes these proteins:
- a CDS encoding DUF2855 family protein — translation MQQVHVEKAKLTNAELVEVDEGVLADGAVRLAIESFSVTANNVTYAVVGDGFGYWNFFPAPEGKGIVPMWGHAKVVESNHPEFALGERVYGYLPMASHLDVLPGKVSKGGFVDMAEHRQPMSPIYNQYSRLAADPEHDPAREGERMIFGPLFKTGFLIEYFMRSEDWFGAGQVILTSASSKTAMGLASVAKRRSPQVKRIGLTSAGNVQFVKDSGLYDEVLAYDAVGDIAGERSVTVDFAGNAKLLGQLHHHLGDNLKYSCLVGATHIEERGAGLGAGRDLPGPTPTLFFAPDHAVALFKEQGPEKAGAMVAESWHGFLEDAGGSIEIERHSGLEAARSVFVEMLGGKIDPAKGIVIEPSIEP, via the coding sequence ATGCAGCAGGTTCATGTCGAAAAAGCGAAGCTGACCAATGCCGAACTGGTCGAGGTTGACGAGGGTGTACTCGCCGACGGTGCGGTGCGTCTCGCCATCGAAAGCTTTTCGGTCACCGCCAATAATGTGACCTATGCTGTCGTCGGTGACGGCTTTGGCTACTGGAATTTCTTCCCCGCGCCCGAGGGCAAGGGCATCGTCCCGATGTGGGGGCACGCGAAAGTGGTCGAAAGCAACCACCCTGAATTTGCGCTTGGTGAGCGCGTCTACGGCTATCTCCCCATGGCGAGCCATCTCGATGTGCTTCCGGGCAAGGTCAGCAAGGGCGGCTTTGTCGACATGGCGGAACATCGCCAGCCGATGAGCCCGATCTACAACCAGTATTCGCGCCTGGCCGCCGATCCCGAACATGATCCCGCACGCGAGGGCGAGCGGATGATCTTCGGCCCGCTGTTCAAGACGGGCTTCCTGATCGAGTACTTCATGCGCAGCGAGGACTGGTTCGGGGCAGGGCAGGTGATCCTCACCAGCGCATCGTCCAAGACCGCCATGGGTCTCGCCAGCGTCGCCAAGCGCCGCTCGCCGCAAGTGAAGCGCATCGGCCTGACTTCGGCCGGCAATGTCCAGTTCGTGAAAGACAGCGGCCTCTATGACGAGGTGCTTGCCTATGACGCTGTGGGCGACATCGCGGGCGAGCGCAGCGTTACGGTGGATTTCGCGGGCAATGCCAAGCTGCTGGGCCAGCTGCACCATCACCTTGGCGACAATCTGAAATATTCCTGCCTCGTCGGCGCGACGCATATCGAGGAGCGCGGCGCAGGGCTGGGTGCGGGCCGCGACCTTCCCGGACCGACGCCCACGCTGTTCTTCGCGCCCGATCACGCGGTGGCTCTGTTCAAGGAGCAGGGGCCTGAGAAGGCGGGCGCAATGGTCGCCGAGAGCTGGCACGGCTTCCTCGAGGATGCAGGCGGTTCGATCGAAATCGAGCGCCACAGCGGCCTCGAAGCGGCACGTTCCGTCTTCGTGGAAATGCTCGGCGGCAAGATCGATCCCGCCAAGGGGATCGTGATCGAACCCTCGATCGAGCCCTAG